A stretch of the Vibrio sp. HB236076 genome encodes the following:
- a CDS encoding FAD-dependent oxidoreductase, translating to MTNQVPSSAKVVIVGGGVIGCSIAYHLTKLGIKDVVLLERKTLTCGTTWHAAGLVPTLRASYTMSMLAKYSADLYENLAQETGQETGFVRNGSLTIATNKERLAELKRGASMAKVAGFPCDVIDAEQAKDLWPLLNTDGVLGAVHLPMDGMTSPVDVTQALAKGARMGGATIIENVQVLDIKSRDGFAAGVVTDSGDIDAEYVVNCAGMWARDFGRLAGVNVPLHAAEHYYIVTENIPAITHRLPTLRDMDGYCYYKEDAGKLLVGMFEPGAKPWGMDGIPKDFSFDELPVDFDHLEPYLESAMHRVPILENTGLQVMFNGPESFTHDDRYHLGEAPELRNYFVAAGFNSVGIQSAGGAGKALAEWIHKGYPTEDLWSVDIRRNMPFQGSKSYLFDRTTETLGLLYETHFPFKQFKTARGVRRSVLHDKLASLGAVFGVENGWERANWFAEPGQKAEYDYSYGRQNWFENNKKEHEAVRERVGVMDQSSFSKYEVAGPDAERFLNRICCNNVAVPVGKIVYTQWLNERGGIEADVTITRVAEDKFFVVSGVAGQTRDMAWLQRNKKPEEFVIFTDMTSAYAVITVMGPKARDTLSKLTDSDLSNSAFPFATSQEIFMHYAKVRASRITYVGELGWELYMPTEYAPSVFDAILDAGKAFDICPYGYHTMNSLRIEKCFRHWGHDLVDVDNLIEAGLGFTADYQKPGGFIGQDALLTFKAQGPVKKRLVNFKFEDPIPLCYHEEPIYANGEIVGFTRSAMFGHTVGATIALGYIEHSSGVTKQWLEESEFEIEVECVRYKVTPSFGSFYDPKMARIKQ from the coding sequence ATGACCAATCAAGTGCCAAGCTCGGCAAAAGTGGTGATTGTAGGTGGCGGGGTGATTGGGTGCAGTATTGCTTATCATCTTACCAAATTAGGGATTAAAGATGTGGTTCTCCTAGAGCGCAAAACGCTGACTTGTGGTACCACTTGGCATGCTGCTGGTCTAGTGCCCACTTTGCGCGCGTCATACACGATGTCGATGTTGGCAAAATACAGCGCCGATCTGTACGAAAACTTGGCCCAAGAAACCGGCCAAGAAACCGGATTTGTGCGCAATGGTTCTTTGACGATTGCGACCAACAAAGAGCGCTTGGCGGAGTTAAAACGCGGCGCCTCGATGGCCAAAGTCGCCGGTTTCCCATGCGATGTTATCGATGCTGAGCAAGCTAAGGATTTATGGCCGTTGTTAAACACCGATGGCGTGCTTGGCGCGGTTCACTTACCGATGGATGGCATGACCAGCCCTGTCGATGTGACCCAAGCCCTGGCCAAAGGCGCGCGTATGGGCGGCGCGACCATTATTGAAAATGTGCAAGTGCTCGACATTAAAAGCCGTGATGGCTTTGCCGCGGGTGTCGTCACCGATAGCGGGGATATCGACGCCGAATACGTGGTGAACTGCGCGGGGATGTGGGCGCGAGATTTCGGCCGCCTTGCCGGTGTCAATGTGCCACTGCACGCCGCTGAGCATTACTACATTGTCACGGAAAACATTCCCGCCATTACCCATCGTTTGCCGACTCTGCGCGACATGGATGGGTACTGCTATTACAAAGAAGACGCCGGTAAACTCTTAGTGGGCATGTTCGAGCCTGGCGCTAAGCCCTGGGGCATGGATGGCATCCCTAAAGATTTTAGCTTCGACGAGTTACCCGTCGATTTTGATCACCTCGAACCTTACCTCGAATCGGCGATGCATCGCGTGCCGATTTTGGAAAATACCGGTCTGCAGGTGATGTTCAACGGCCCGGAGTCCTTTACTCACGATGACCGCTACCACTTGGGTGAAGCACCAGAATTGCGCAACTATTTTGTCGCTGCGGGTTTTAACTCGGTGGGGATCCAATCTGCTGGCGGCGCGGGTAAAGCGTTGGCGGAGTGGATCCATAAAGGCTACCCCACCGAAGATCTGTGGAGTGTTGATATCCGGCGCAATATGCCGTTCCAAGGCTCAAAATCTTATTTGTTTGATAGAACAACAGAAACGCTCGGTTTGTTGTATGAAACCCATTTTCCCTTTAAGCAGTTTAAAACCGCTCGCGGGGTGAGGCGTTCGGTGTTGCACGATAAGCTGGCCTCGCTTGGCGCTGTTTTCGGCGTTGAAAATGGCTGGGAGCGGGCGAACTGGTTTGCTGAGCCCGGTCAAAAAGCCGAATACGACTACTCATACGGGCGTCAAAATTGGTTCGAAAACAACAAAAAAGAGCATGAGGCTGTGCGAGAGCGAGTGGGGGTGATGGATCAAAGTTCGTTTTCTAAATACGAAGTGGCCGGGCCGGATGCAGAACGCTTTTTAAATCGGATCTGTTGCAATAATGTTGCGGTACCGGTTGGCAAAATTGTTTATACCCAATGGCTCAATGAGCGCGGCGGCATTGAAGCCGACGTTACCATTACTCGTGTCGCCGAAGATAAGTTTTTCGTGGTTTCCGGCGTGGCAGGGCAAACTCGTGACATGGCGTGGTTACAGCGTAACAAAAAGCCGGAAGAGTTTGTGATCTTTACCGACATGACGTCTGCTTATGCCGTCATCACCGTGATGGGCCCTAAAGCGCGCGATACTCTGTCTAAATTGACCGATAGCGACCTGTCAAACAGCGCTTTCCCCTTTGCTACCTCACAAGAAATATTTATGCACTACGCCAAAGTGCGCGCGTCTCGCATTACTTATGTCGGCGAGCTCGGTTGGGAATTGTATATGCCAACCGAATACGCACCGAGTGTCTTTGACGCGATCCTCGATGCGGGCAAAGCGTTTGATATTTGTCCATATGGTTACCACACCATGAACTCACTGCGCATTGAAAAATGCTTTCGCCACTGGGGACACGATCTGGTCGATGTCGATAATTTGATTGAAGCTGGGCTTGGCTTTACCGCCGATTATCAAAAACCAGGCGGCTTTATTGGTCAAGATGCGCTGCTTACCTTTAAAGCGCAAGGCCCGGTTAAAAAGCGTTTGGTGAATTTCAAATTTGAAGATCCGATACCGCTTTGTTATCACGAAGAGCCAATCTATGCCAACGGTGAAATCGTCGGTTTCACCCGCTCTGCGATGTTTGGCCACACCGTTGGTGCCACCATTGCACTTGGCTACATTGAACACTCGTCAGGTGTGACTAAACAGTGGCTGGAAGAGAGTGAATTTGAAATCGAAGTTGAGTGCGTTCGTTACAAAGTAACGCCATCGTTTGGCTCGTTCTATGACCCAAAAATGGCACGCATTAAGCAATAA
- a CDS encoding N-acetyltransferase gives MLFIEPLTEQHTNAVEQIVLAPHQVKYCGTVSEFLSDKCPTTHRFVITYQEAVVGFFKLDTRYQKHYDFCPPNALGLRAVAIDHRHQNQGLGKQMLAVLFDYLGRHYHQFDRLFLTVNCNNSQARACYLNSGFVDFGAKYYGGAAGPQDIMFKPLFSSHL, from the coding sequence ATGCTGTTTATTGAACCACTGACCGAGCAACACACAAATGCGGTTGAACAAATTGTTCTCGCCCCGCACCAGGTGAAATACTGCGGGACAGTCAGTGAGTTTCTTTCCGATAAATGCCCAACCACCCACCGATTTGTTATTACCTATCAAGAAGCGGTGGTGGGCTTTTTTAAACTAGATACCCGCTATCAAAAGCATTATGATTTTTGTCCCCCCAATGCATTGGGGTTACGCGCTGTGGCCATCGACCATCGCCACCAAAACCAAGGCTTAGGAAAGCAAATGTTGGCGGTACTCTTTGATTACTTGGGCCGGCATTACCATCAGTTCGACCGTTTGTTCCTGACGGTCAATTGCAATAACTCACAAGCAAGAGCCTGTTATCTCAACAGCGGCTTTGTCGATTTTGGGGCAAAGTATTATGGTGGTGCAGCCGGGCCACAAGATATTATGTTCAAACCGCTTTTTTCCTCTCACCTTTAA
- a CDS encoding DsbA family protein, with amino-acid sequence MSTHSSSAILYYVYDPMCSWCWGYAPTWQKIKANLSDQIEVCYVLGGLAPDSDVAMPLAMQQQIASYWRKIEAYLGTPFNHDFWSNNTPRRSTYPSCRAALAARWQGREVEMVKAIQEAYYLHAKNPSDDDVLLTLAQEIGLDMDTFRTDYASEALNIEFEQELDFARRIGASGFPSLILRIGDQCQAVGVDYQNPQASVQTIESYLAAQ; translated from the coding sequence GTGTCAACCCACTCATCCTCAGCAATATTGTATTACGTTTACGATCCTATGTGCTCTTGGTGCTGGGGCTACGCACCGACCTGGCAAAAAATCAAAGCCAACTTGTCGGATCAAATAGAGGTGTGTTACGTGCTTGGCGGCCTCGCCCCCGATAGCGACGTGGCCATGCCCTTGGCGATGCAACAGCAAATTGCATCCTATTGGCGAAAAATTGAAGCTTATTTGGGCACGCCATTTAACCACGACTTTTGGTCGAACAACACACCACGCCGTTCTACTTATCCCTCTTGCCGTGCTGCGCTTGCCGCTCGTTGGCAAGGCCGTGAAGTTGAGATGGTGAAGGCGATTCAAGAAGCGTATTACCTCCATGCCAAAAATCCGAGTGACGACGACGTATTGCTGACTCTGGCGCAAGAGATCGGCCTGGATATGGACACCTTTCGCACCGATTACGCCTCTGAAGCGTTGAATATTGAGTTTGAACAAGAGCTCGATTTTGCTCGTCGCATAGGTGCCAGTGGTTTTCCAAGCTTAATTTTGCGCATCGGTGATCAATGCCAAGCAGTAGGCGTCGACTATCAAAACCCTCAGGCCAGCGTGCAAACCATTGAGTCATACCTTGCTGCTCAATGA
- a CDS encoding heavy metal-binding domain-containing protein, translated as MLKTTTSTVDGKPIETYLDVVVGEAILGANVFKDIFGAIRDIVGGRSGSYEQEMGKARAIAFQEMEEKAFQLGADGIVGIDIDYEVVGAKGGMMMVSVSGTAVKFKP; from the coding sequence ATGTTAAAAACAACAACGTCAACGGTAGATGGTAAACCGATTGAAACCTATTTGGATGTCGTGGTCGGCGAAGCCATTTTAGGCGCCAATGTCTTTAAAGATATTTTTGGTGCGATCCGCGATATTGTCGGCGGCCGTTCTGGCTCTTATGAACAAGAAATGGGCAAAGCGCGGGCGATTGCTTTTCAAGAAATGGAAGAAAAAGCCTTTCAGTTAGGCGCTGATGGTATTGTCGGCATTGATATAGACTATGAAGTGGTCGGCGCGAAAGGCGGTATGATGATGGTGAGTGTCAGTGGCACTGCCGTGAAGTTCAAACCCTGA
- a CDS encoding D-amino-acid transaminase, whose protein sequence is MERIVYLNGEFIKESEAKISIFDRGFLFADAVYEVTAVLDGKLIDNPGHLARLQRSSTELGIKLPVTGEELTAIQRQLIERNDLVEGGIYLQLTRGAETDRDFMYSDDIEPTLMLFTQSRPVIESPKVKKGIKVISIDDIRWRRRDIKTTSLLPACLAKKAAHDAGCDDVWLIEDGFVTEGGASNAYIITHDNKLITRPLSNDILHGITRASLMALVEQLGLEIEERLFTIDEAYQAKEAFISSATTFVWPVVEIDGKAINDGKPGEASLALRDIYIKTAKELAE, encoded by the coding sequence ATGGAACGTATTGTTTATCTAAACGGCGAATTTATCAAAGAAAGCGAAGCAAAGATCTCAATTTTTGATCGCGGTTTCTTATTTGCTGACGCAGTGTATGAAGTCACGGCGGTCTTGGACGGCAAACTGATAGATAACCCAGGGCACCTTGCTCGCCTACAGCGCTCGTCGACGGAGTTAGGCATTAAACTGCCCGTGACCGGTGAAGAGCTGACCGCCATTCAGCGTCAATTGATTGAGCGTAATGATTTGGTTGAAGGCGGTATTTACCTGCAGTTGACGCGCGGTGCTGAAACCGACCGCGACTTTATGTACAGCGACGATATCGAGCCGACTTTGATGTTATTTACGCAAAGTCGCCCCGTGATCGAAAGCCCGAAAGTGAAAAAGGGCATCAAAGTCATTTCGATTGATGATATTCGCTGGCGTCGTCGCGATATCAAAACCACCAGTTTATTGCCGGCCTGTTTAGCGAAAAAAGCCGCTCATGACGCGGGTTGCGACGATGTGTGGTTAATCGAAGACGGCTTTGTTACCGAAGGGGGGGCAAGCAATGCCTATATCATTACCCACGATAACAAGCTGATCACGAGGCCGCTCAGTAACGATATTTTACACGGTATTACCCGTGCTTCATTGATGGCCTTGGTGGAGCAATTGGGCCTTGAAATAGAAGAGCGTTTGTTCACTATTGATGAAGCCTACCAAGCGAAAGAAGCCTTTATTAGCTCGGCGACGACCTTTGTTTGGCCAGTGGTTGAAATTGATGGCAAAGCGATCAACGATGGGAAACCCGGTGAGGCGTCGTTAGCACTGCGTGATATTTACATCAAAACGGCTAAAGAACTAGCGGAATAA
- the dgcA gene encoding N-acetyl-D-Glu racemase DgcA translates to MEIKLTTQSWPIRGSFTISRGSRTQAETLIVELTEQGVTGRGECVPYARYDESLESVRAEIENIQEEINTGITREQLQVLLPSGAARNAVDCALWDLECKLNQQTIWQRVGVEPTSLTTAYTLSLDSAENMRQAALENAHRPLLKLKLGGAGDLERVQAVREGAPNAKIILDANEAWSLDDYRTLVPHLLELDVAMIEQPFHANDDAILDDLPRPIPICADESCHDRQSLKKIIGRYDMINIKIDKTGGLTEALALKAEAEEAGLQVMVGCMLASSLSMAPAFVAAQNALVVDLDGPLLLAEDIEQGIEFTDDAMLPFTPALWG, encoded by the coding sequence ATGGAGATCAAACTGACGACGCAGTCTTGGCCTATACGCGGCAGCTTTACGATTTCTCGCGGCAGTCGAACTCAGGCTGAAACCTTGATTGTTGAGCTCACAGAACAAGGAGTAACGGGGCGCGGTGAGTGCGTCCCTTACGCTCGCTATGATGAGTCGCTAGAGAGTGTTAGAGCTGAGATTGAAAACATTCAAGAAGAAATCAACACGGGGATCACGCGTGAGCAGCTTCAGGTGTTATTACCATCAGGTGCTGCCCGTAATGCTGTTGATTGTGCCTTGTGGGATCTCGAGTGTAAATTGAATCAACAAACTATTTGGCAACGAGTTGGCGTTGAACCAACATCGTTAACCACGGCTTATACACTCTCACTCGACAGTGCAGAAAACATGCGTCAAGCGGCACTCGAAAACGCGCATCGTCCCTTGCTCAAACTCAAATTGGGCGGGGCAGGCGATCTAGAACGCGTGCAAGCCGTACGAGAAGGGGCACCGAATGCCAAAATCATTCTCGATGCCAATGAGGCTTGGAGTCTTGATGACTATCGCACCTTGGTCCCGCATTTGCTCGAGCTTGACGTGGCGATGATTGAGCAGCCTTTTCACGCCAATGATGACGCCATACTTGACGACCTACCACGACCGATTCCTATTTGCGCGGACGAGTCTTGTCACGACCGTCAAAGCCTGAAGAAAATCATCGGTCGCTACGATATGATCAACATTAAAATCGATAAAACCGGTGGCTTAACTGAAGCGCTGGCCTTGAAAGCAGAAGCGGAAGAGGCGGGTTTACAAGTGATGGTTGGCTGTATGTTGGCGTCGTCATTGAGTATGGCACCGGCGTTTGTCGCGGCGCAAAATGCACTGGTGGTGGATCTTGACGGGCCATTGCTGCTGGCAGAAGACATAGAACAAGGGATTGAATTTACAGATGACGCTATGCTGCCATTTACACCGGCATTGTGGGGTTAA
- the dgcN gene encoding N-acetyltransferase DgcN: MELKQPYLLFLGDAPDALAAKVAQGIKTWRPEFCVGQFRLPSCQADVGLTDLSIAEAVEAGAKTLVIGVANRGGLISQEWRAVLLEAVEAGMDIAAGLHNKLTDIPELVAAAEKKGTQLFDVRYPTQDYPVANGKKRSGKRLLTVGTDCSVGKMYTSLALEKAMKERGMDADFRATGQTGILITGGGVSADCVVADFIAGAIEAITPAAADNHWDVVEGQGSLFHASYAGVTTGLIHGSQPDALVLCHEPTRAHMRGLPEYALPDLQKCIDANLATASLTNPNVKFVGISINTSGMSEDEALAYMDKVESEIGLPAVDPFRQGVERIVDNLLEL, translated from the coding sequence ATGGAACTTAAGCAACCTTACTTACTGTTTTTAGGTGACGCCCCAGATGCATTAGCGGCGAAAGTCGCGCAAGGGATCAAAACTTGGCGTCCAGAGTTTTGTGTTGGTCAATTTCGTTTACCAAGCTGCCAAGCCGACGTGGGTCTGACAGACCTCTCGATCGCTGAGGCGGTTGAAGCAGGCGCTAAAACGCTGGTGATTGGTGTGGCAAACCGTGGTGGTTTAATCTCACAAGAATGGCGAGCGGTATTGCTTGAAGCGGTTGAAGCCGGCATGGACATTGCTGCAGGTCTGCATAACAAACTTACTGATATTCCTGAGCTTGTTGCAGCGGCCGAGAAAAAAGGCACTCAACTATTTGATGTGCGCTATCCTACCCAAGATTACCCTGTTGCCAACGGTAAAAAACGCTCAGGCAAACGCCTCTTAACGGTCGGTACGGACTGCTCTGTCGGTAAAATGTACACCTCACTTGCACTCGAAAAAGCCATGAAAGAGCGCGGCATGGACGCGGATTTTCGCGCCACAGGACAAACGGGTATTTTGATCACCGGTGGGGGTGTGAGTGCCGATTGCGTGGTGGCAGACTTTATTGCCGGCGCGATTGAAGCGATTACGCCCGCTGCGGCTGACAACCACTGGGATGTTGTTGAAGGTCAAGGTTCGCTGTTCCACGCCTCTTACGCAGGGGTGACTACCGGCCTTATCCACGGCTCTCAACCCGATGCTTTGGTGCTGTGCCATGAGCCAACTCGAGCTCACATGCGCGGGCTGCCAGAATACGCATTACCGGATTTGCAAAAGTGTATTGATGCTAACTTAGCCACAGCAAGTTTAACTAACCCCAATGTTAAATTTGTCGGTATTTCTATTAACACCTCTGGTATGAGCGAAGACGAAGCATTGGCTTACATGGATAAAGTGGAGTCTGAAATTGGCCTGCCAGCGGTTGACCCATTCCGTCAAGGTGTAGAACGTATCGTTGACAATCTTTTGGAGTTGTAA
- the alr gene encoding alanine racemase, with protein MPLSPTPYFLGVVHQGKDMITAQAIINLPAIQHNYQQLSQKCQGKPVIAVIKGDAYGHNAIEVAKALPNATMFAVSRIEEAIELREAGITQPVLLLEGCFCQDDLKTAAKLHFHSAIHCQEQLDDLLAVELDAPIALWLKVDTGMHRIGVEPAEVAHYVTQIEASGQCQGDLGFMSHFSCADDTSASTTTQQIECFLNATQAYPGPKTLANSAGILYWPQAHFDYMRGGIALYGASPNDHEVGHQHNLKPAMTLQSKLIAVRAHRANQPIGYGETWSAKQDTTIGVVAMGYGDGYPRNAPAGTPVMVNGREVPIVGRVSMDMITVDLGAHSQDKVGDRVEFWGEQLPIEKVAQHLGTISYELMIKLARRVNKQFIRD; from the coding sequence ATGCCATTATCCCCCACGCCGTATTTTCTTGGCGTGGTACATCAAGGAAAAGATATGATCACCGCTCAAGCCATTATTAATTTGCCTGCCATTCAACACAATTACCAACAACTGAGCCAAAAGTGCCAGGGCAAACCCGTTATCGCTGTCATCAAAGGGGATGCTTATGGACACAATGCGATTGAAGTGGCCAAGGCCTTACCCAATGCCACAATGTTCGCCGTGTCTCGTATTGAAGAGGCGATAGAATTGCGCGAGGCAGGAATTACCCAACCGGTATTGCTGCTCGAAGGGTGTTTTTGTCAAGACGATCTTAAAACCGCTGCTAAATTACACTTTCACAGTGCCATTCACTGCCAAGAACAGCTCGACGACTTACTCGCTGTAGAGCTCGACGCGCCAATTGCTTTATGGCTAAAAGTGGATACCGGTATGCATCGCATTGGGGTAGAACCCGCTGAAGTCGCACACTATGTCACTCAAATCGAGGCCAGTGGTCAGTGTCAAGGTGACTTGGGCTTTATGAGTCACTTTAGCTGCGCCGATGACACCAGCGCGTCTACCACGACACAGCAAATCGAATGCTTTTTGAATGCGACACAAGCCTACCCTGGGCCTAAAACTCTCGCCAATTCCGCGGGTATTTTGTATTGGCCGCAAGCGCATTTTGATTATATGCGCGGCGGCATTGCCCTTTACGGCGCCAGCCCAAACGACCATGAAGTGGGCCACCAGCACAACTTAAAACCTGCCATGACGTTGCAATCTAAATTGATTGCGGTTCGCGCTCATCGTGCCAATCAGCCCATCGGCTATGGCGAAACTTGGTCAGCCAAGCAAGACACCACCATCGGCGTGGTGGCAATGGGTTATGGCGACGGTTACCCAAGAAACGCCCCTGCCGGAACACCTGTCATGGTCAATGGACGAGAGGTTCCGATTGTCGGTCGGGTGTCGATGGACATGATCACCGTAGACCTAGGGGCACACTCACAAGATAAAGTGGGCGATCGGGTCGAGTTTTGGGGTGAGCAATTGCCGATTGAGAAAGTGGCTCAACACCTAGGCACCATTTCCTACGAATTGATGATCAAACTGGCGCGTCGCGTCAATAAACAATTTATCCGTGATTAG
- a CDS encoding M14-type cytosolic carboxypeptidase produces MKILSNFEAGNITVLKASQCDDIQLAIPPDQHTDIAQWFCFRLESQAHQKHCITINDLANSAYPEGWPNYRVVASYDREEWFRIDTEFDGDALSFTFYPECASMYFAYFAPYSYERHLDLLHQAQLHPEVTLSTLGQTHDNNDISLLTIGEPQEGKKNIWITARQHPGETMTEWFMEGLLQRLLDNTDALSRVLLSQAVFYLVPNMNPDGSIRGHLRTNSLGINLNREWQTPSIEKSPEVYYVREKMLETGIDLFLDIHGDEAIPYNFVAGSEGVPSYNDKIKDLEETFKRALLTITPEFQDQYGYPKNAPGTANLTVGSKWVAEQFHCLSYTVEMPFKDHDNCPDDVYGWSPERSVAFGQDVLAAIPSVLNKL; encoded by the coding sequence ATGAAAATACTGAGTAATTTTGAAGCGGGAAATATCACGGTACTCAAAGCGTCACAATGCGATGACATTCAACTGGCGATCCCACCTGATCAGCATACCGATATTGCTCAATGGTTTTGCTTTCGCTTAGAGAGTCAAGCACACCAAAAGCACTGCATTACCATTAACGACTTAGCAAACTCAGCGTACCCAGAAGGATGGCCTAACTATCGCGTGGTGGCCTCTTATGACCGCGAAGAGTGGTTTCGTATCGATACCGAATTTGACGGCGATGCACTGTCATTTACCTTTTATCCTGAATGCGCCTCAATGTACTTTGCCTACTTCGCGCCTTACAGTTACGAAAGACACCTTGATCTGCTTCATCAAGCCCAGTTGCACCCCGAGGTCACTTTATCGACATTAGGCCAAACGCATGACAATAATGACATTAGCCTGTTGACCATTGGCGAACCGCAAGAAGGCAAAAAAAACATTTGGATCACCGCCAGACAGCACCCGGGTGAAACCATGACCGAATGGTTTATGGAGGGGCTATTACAGCGTTTACTCGACAATACCGATGCCCTCAGCCGGGTGCTACTCAGCCAAGCCGTCTTTTATTTAGTCCCCAACATGAACCCAGATGGCAGTATCCGCGGTCATTTACGAACCAACAGTCTGGGCATTAATTTAAATCGAGAATGGCAAACCCCTAGCATCGAAAAAAGCCCAGAGGTGTACTACGTTCGCGAAAAAATGCTAGAAACGGGCATCGATTTGTTTCTCGATATTCACGGCGATGAAGCCATCCCCTACAACTTTGTCGCCGGCTCTGAGGGCGTACCGAGTTACAACGACAAAATAAAAGATCTAGAAGAGACGTTTAAACGCGCCTTACTCACCATTACCCCAGAATTTCAGGACCAATATGGCTACCCGAAAAACGCCCCCGGTACCGCCAACCTCACCGTAGGCTCTAAATGGGTTGCCGAGCAGTTTCACTGTTTGTCTTACACCGTCGAAATGCCCTTTAAAGATCACGACAACTGCCCTGACGATGTCTATGGATGGTCGCCTGAGCGCAGTGTCGCCTTTGGCCAGGATGTTTTGGCCGCCATTCCTTCGGTGCTCAATAAGCTCTAA
- a CDS encoding cache domain-containing protein, which yields MKKKRLTLLVLLSSLSLAAITLFVSSMLWINSIYQKYQQDLISVQQQQIDNAKQELQNRVDTISGWINYRSASVEQTLKDNLANRVFELNLLMEDIYQKNRTTLSEQQIKQRIVDTVRSLRYNQGRGYYFIDTLEGDVILYPIFPESEGKNLINLQDDQGNYSLRDEINMVKNHGEGFTEGYWIKPGNDRTKYKKIAYVKKFAHFNWYIGTGEYVDVMEQQTQQEIIHYINHLLYGDGDKQYVFIHNEQGVELANGQYPAMVGRNNYNLTDDNGVKILQAQIEIAQSPPGHGFLTHLWPSVDDNQTITQHEKLTYVRGLPQWGWVIGSGVDMTELKRSIAQNQRDLYEQFYASIIDVISLALGIFVLSALFANYMTNHIRNGIEFFTQHLQSSSAQLSGIDLEDVEYKEFDMLAAVFNKKTKKINRLLNIDPLTEIYNRRFLDQLLEQEWQTSQQQGTSIAVVLLDIDHFKQFNDRYGHQIGDDVLKQVSQAIYHHVGGQGYVGRYGGEEILVILPHHTAQQAYQLAESIRQKIAQLRLDNIEQTITVSGGVSDDNHSACRLIGQADDYLYRAKKLGRNQIIYTDSPNSDSKTDSVSYLLSSKS from the coding sequence ATGAAAAAAAAGCGCTTAACCTTATTGGTATTGCTAAGCTCATTATCCTTAGCGGCGATCACTTTATTCGTCAGTTCAATGCTGTGGATAAACAGTATTTATCAGAAGTATCAACAAGATCTTATATCCGTTCAACAACAGCAAATCGACAACGCCAAACAAGAACTTCAAAACCGAGTCGATACCATCAGCGGCTGGATCAACTATCGAAGTGCCTCGGTTGAGCAAACATTAAAAGATAACCTCGCCAATCGCGTCTTCGAGCTCAATCTCTTAATGGAAGATATCTACCAAAAAAACCGCACGACCCTCTCTGAACAACAAATAAAACAACGCATTGTCGATACCGTCCGCTCACTTCGCTACAATCAAGGCCGTGGTTACTACTTTATTGATACACTCGAGGGTGATGTCATCCTTTACCCCATTTTCCCAGAAAGTGAAGGAAAAAACTTAATCAACCTGCAAGATGATCAAGGCAATTACTCATTGCGCGATGAAATCAATATGGTCAAAAACCACGGGGAAGGATTCACTGAAGGCTATTGGATCAAACCCGGTAACGATCGCACAAAATACAAAAAAATTGCTTACGTCAAAAAGTTTGCTCACTTTAATTGGTATATTGGCACAGGGGAATACGTCGATGTCATGGAGCAACAAACCCAGCAAGAGATCATTCACTATATCAATCACCTTTTGTATGGCGACGGGGATAAACAGTACGTATTTATCCATAACGAGCAAGGGGTAGAGCTGGCAAACGGTCAATACCCCGCCATGGTGGGCCGCAACAACTATAACCTGACCGACGACAACGGGGTCAAGATCCTCCAAGCGCAAATTGAGATCGCTCAATCCCCGCCAGGCCATGGCTTTTTAACTCACTTGTGGCCATCTGTTGATGACAATCAAACCATCACTCAACACGAAAAACTCACCTATGTCAGAGGCTTGCCGCAGTGGGGCTGGGTGATTGGCTCTGGGGTTGATATGACCGAGCTCAAACGAAGCATTGCGCAAAACCAACGCGACCTTTACGAGCAATTTTACGCCAGTATCATCGATGTGATCTCCCTCGCCTTGGGGATTTTTGTTCTAAGTGCCCTATTTGCCAACTATATGACCAATCATATTCGCAATGGCATCGAGTTTTTCACTCAACACCTACAATCGAGCTCTGCCCAGCTCAGCGGTATTGACCTTGAAGACGTCGAGTATAAAGAGTTTGACATGCTAGCGGCAGTGTTTAATAAAAAAACCAAAAAGATCAACCGACTGCTTAATATTGACCCTTTAACCGAAATCTACAATCGCCGCTTTTTAGATCAACTCCTCGAGCAAGAATGGCAAACTTCACAACAACAAGGCACTTCGATTGCCGTTGTGTTGTTGGATATCGACCACTTCAAACAGTTTAACGATCGCTATGGCCACCAAATTGGCGACGATGTGCTCAAGCAAGTGAGCCAGGCCATATACCATCACGTTGGCGGCCAAGGGTATGTCGGTCGTTATGGCGGCGAAGAAATCCTCGTCATATTGCCACATCACACTGCACAACAAGCTTACCAATTGGCGGAATCGATACGGCAAAAAATTGCTCAGCTGCGTTTGGATAACATTGAACAAACCATCACAGTGAGCGGTGGGGTTAGCGATGACAACCACTCTGCTTGTCGCCTGATCGGACAGGCGGATGACTATTTATACCGAGCCAAAAAACTCGGTCGCAACCAGATCATCTACACAGATTCACCAAATTCTGACAGCAAAACCGACTCGGTAAGTTATCTTTTATCAAGTAAATCATAA